In one Nocardioides sp. NBC_00368 genomic region, the following are encoded:
- a CDS encoding ROK family transcriptional regulator encodes MTVRSEPAQHAGMRASNLALVLGEVARTGPVSRARVAARTGLTKSSVSGLVTDLISAGLIGESGPAATERGRPATALSLAPGGTAGLGLEINVDYLAAMVTDLTGAPRYHHVVRRDNRDREVDEVVADLVEVARTAAASAAAQGLPLAGACVAVPGLAVDGTVVRTPNLRWPRVDLADAVGEATGLDVELENEANLAALGEMWFGGHEQEGAPLRDFVHVSGEIGIGGGIVVGGEVFRGAHAGAGELGHVIVAPDGPRCACGGHGCLERMAGQQEILARAEVATMADLTQACEAGDRAALDAVTDAGRHLGVALASVLTLLDPAAIVLGGAFATLAPWLVTATEASIGRHTGATAPPPLLVSGLGSDAAVRGAAGTVVRRVIGDPAAYLARRP; translated from the coding sequence ATGACGGTCCGAAGTGAGCCTGCCCAACATGCCGGGATGCGGGCGAGCAACCTCGCGCTCGTGCTCGGCGAGGTCGCCCGCACCGGTCCGGTCTCCCGAGCCCGGGTCGCGGCGCGCACCGGCCTGACGAAGTCGTCGGTCTCCGGACTGGTGACGGATCTGATCTCCGCCGGCCTGATCGGCGAGAGCGGCCCGGCCGCGACCGAGCGCGGCCGGCCGGCCACGGCGCTCAGCCTCGCTCCCGGAGGCACCGCCGGCCTCGGTCTGGAGATCAACGTCGACTACCTGGCCGCGATGGTGACGGATCTGACCGGCGCGCCGCGCTACCACCATGTCGTACGCCGCGACAACCGCGACCGCGAGGTCGACGAGGTCGTCGCCGACCTCGTCGAGGTGGCCCGCACCGCCGCCGCCAGCGCCGCCGCCCAGGGTCTGCCGCTGGCCGGGGCGTGCGTGGCGGTGCCCGGCCTGGCCGTCGACGGCACCGTCGTACGCACTCCCAACCTGCGCTGGCCGCGGGTCGACCTCGCCGACGCGGTCGGCGAGGCGACCGGGCTCGACGTCGAGCTGGAGAACGAGGCCAACCTCGCGGCTCTCGGCGAGATGTGGTTCGGCGGTCACGAGCAGGAGGGCGCGCCCCTGCGCGACTTCGTGCACGTCTCCGGCGAGATCGGCATCGGTGGCGGCATCGTGGTCGGAGGCGAGGTCTTCCGAGGAGCGCACGCCGGTGCCGGCGAGCTCGGCCACGTCATCGTCGCCCCCGACGGCCCGCGGTGCGCCTGCGGCGGTCACGGCTGCCTGGAACGGATGGCCGGGCAGCAGGAGATCCTCGCCCGGGCCGAGGTGGCGACGATGGCCGACCTCACCCAGGCCTGCGAGGCCGGCGACCGGGCCGCCCTGGATGCGGTCACCGACGCCGGCCGTCACCTCGGGGTCGCGCTCGCCTCGGTCCTCACCCTCCTCGACCCCGCCGCGATCGTGCTGGGTGGCGCGTTCGCCACCCTCGCGCCGTGGCTCGTCACCGCGACCGAGGCCTCGATCGGTCGCCACACCGGCGCCACCGCCCCGCCGCCGCTGCTGGTCTCCGGCCTCGGCAGCGACGCAGCGGTGCGTGGGGCGGCCGGCACGGTCGTACGCCGCGTGATCGGCGACCCCGCGGCCTACCTCGCCCGCCGCCCCTGA
- the xylA gene encoding xylose isomerase has translation MTEYTPTPDDKFTFGLWTVGWNGQDVFGSASRPHLDVAHSVHKLAELGAYGITFHDNDVFAIDASDAERQAEIDKLKAALDETGLKVPMATTNLFGHPVFRDGGFTSNDREVRRYAIAKVARNIDLAAELGATTYVMWGGREGAESHAAKDIAAALDRYREAVNLLGDYVTEQGYDIRFAIEPKPNEPRGDILLPTIGHALAFINSLDRAEMVGLNPEVGHEEMAGLNFASGVAQALWHGKLFHIDLNGQHGPRFDQDLRFGAGNLRGAFNLVDLLETKGYEGPRHFDFKPPRTEDEEGVWASAAGCMRNYLVLRERAAAFRADPEVKAALEASQVAELSVPTLAEGETLEDIRKATYDIEALDHGYAFEHLDQLAMDHLLGLR, from the coding sequence ATGACGGAGTACACCCCCACCCCGGACGACAAGTTCACCTTCGGTCTGTGGACCGTGGGCTGGAACGGCCAGGACGTCTTCGGGTCGGCGAGCCGGCCACACCTCGACGTCGCGCACTCGGTCCACAAGCTGGCCGAGCTGGGTGCCTACGGCATCACCTTCCACGACAACGACGTCTTCGCGATCGACGCGAGCGACGCCGAGCGCCAGGCGGAGATCGACAAGCTGAAGGCGGCGCTGGACGAGACCGGCCTCAAGGTGCCGATGGCCACGACCAACCTCTTCGGCCACCCCGTCTTCCGTGACGGCGGGTTCACCTCCAACGACCGCGAGGTGCGCCGCTACGCGATCGCCAAGGTCGCGCGCAACATCGACCTCGCCGCGGAGCTCGGGGCCACGACGTACGTCATGTGGGGTGGCCGCGAGGGTGCGGAGTCCCACGCCGCGAAGGACATCGCGGCGGCGCTGGACCGATACCGCGAGGCGGTCAACCTGCTCGGCGACTACGTGACCGAGCAGGGCTACGACATCCGGTTCGCCATCGAGCCGAAGCCCAACGAGCCGCGCGGCGACATCCTGCTGCCGACCATCGGCCACGCCCTCGCCTTCATCAACAGCCTCGACCGCGCCGAGATGGTCGGCCTCAACCCGGAGGTCGGTCACGAGGAGATGGCGGGGCTCAACTTCGCCTCCGGCGTCGCCCAGGCGCTGTGGCACGGCAAGCTCTTCCACATCGACCTCAACGGCCAGCACGGGCCGCGCTTCGACCAGGACCTCCGCTTCGGCGCCGGCAACCTGCGCGGCGCGTTCAACCTGGTCGACCTGCTGGAGACCAAGGGCTACGAAGGCCCGCGCCACTTCGACTTCAAGCCGCCGCGCACCGAGGACGAGGAGGGCGTGTGGGCCTCCGCCGCGGGCTGTATGCGCAACTACCTCGTCCTGCGCGAGCGCGCCGCGGCGTTCCGGGCGGACCCGGAGGTCAAGGCCGCGCTCGAGGCCTCGCAGGTCGCGGAGCTGTCCGTGCCGACCCTCGCCGAGGGTGAGACGCTCGAGGACATCCGCAAGGCGACCTACGACATCGAGGCGCTGGACCACGGCTACGCGTTCGAGCACCTCGACCAGCTGGCCATGGACCACCTGCTCGGGCTTCGTTAG
- a CDS encoding beta-glucosidase family protein, translated as MTDAPLPAWPRVSERVRDLHARMTLEEKLAQIVGYWLDRGGDVVAPMANEMSRDIDGDGRRLSEITAHGLGHYTRVYGTRPVDPAERAAWLWEEQRRLVSQTRLGIPALVHEECLTGLAAWQAATFPTPLAWGASFDPEAVEEMARMIGADMRALGVHQGLAPVLDVIRDARWGRCEEAIGEDPYLVGTVATAYVRGLQSAGVHATLKHFVAYSGSRAGRNHAPVSAGPREIADIYLPPFEMAVLDGGARSVMASYNDIDGVPQHSSVEHLTTLLRETWGFDGVVVADYFGVAFLAVMHAIAADRGRAAALALEAGVDVELPSGDAYLEPLAALIRSGEVSESLVDRAVLRALAQKEELGLLDSSFVAGLEEGAPESIDLDSPAHRALARRLAEESVVLLSNDGVLPLAGGAGKVAVIGPNADRAEALMGCYSFVNHVMASYPDEPFGIELPTIAEAIQAELGGASVEVVTGCDVEGSDRSGFPAAVSAAAEADVAIVVVGDQAGLFGRGTVGEGNDSESLDLPGVQRELVTEIVATGTPVVLVVVTGRPYAIGWALEDETRPAAVLQAFFPGEEGGAALARIVSGAVNPSGRLPVSLPRVSGTQPYSYLQPLLGGPSEVTATDPTPARPFGFGLSYTTFGHSGLSADRSVAAGGTFEVEVTVTNLGDVAGVDVVQLYGRDLLASVVRPVSQLLGYQRVALEPGESAVVRFEVPTTRLAFTDRSLTRVVEPGDVEVWVAASAGEKVATAVAEGIAELSEVEAASATAESGSDKVLVTITGDVHRVGAADRRITTATVSR; from the coding sequence ATGACTGACGCACCTCTGCCCGCCTGGCCGCGGGTCTCCGAGCGAGTGCGCGACCTGCACGCGCGGATGACCTTGGAGGAGAAGCTCGCCCAGATCGTGGGCTACTGGCTCGACCGTGGCGGCGACGTCGTCGCGCCGATGGCCAACGAGATGAGTCGCGACATCGATGGCGACGGCCGGCGCCTCTCCGAGATCACCGCCCACGGCCTGGGCCACTACACCCGGGTGTACGGCACCCGGCCGGTCGATCCCGCCGAGCGCGCCGCATGGCTGTGGGAGGAGCAGAGACGCCTGGTCTCGCAGACCCGGCTGGGGATCCCGGCGCTGGTCCACGAGGAGTGTCTCACCGGGCTGGCGGCCTGGCAGGCCGCGACCTTCCCGACGCCGCTGGCCTGGGGAGCGAGCTTCGATCCCGAGGCCGTGGAGGAGATGGCACGGATGATCGGCGCCGACATGCGTGCCCTCGGTGTGCACCAGGGGCTCGCCCCGGTGCTCGACGTGATCCGCGACGCGCGCTGGGGCCGCTGCGAGGAGGCCATCGGCGAGGACCCGTATCTCGTCGGGACGGTCGCGACCGCGTACGTCCGCGGGCTGCAGTCCGCCGGCGTGCATGCCACGCTGAAGCACTTCGTCGCCTACTCGGGCTCGCGGGCCGGCCGCAACCATGCGCCCGTCTCCGCGGGACCCCGTGAGATCGCCGACATCTATCTGCCGCCGTTCGAGATGGCGGTGCTGGATGGTGGAGCGAGGTCGGTGATGGCGTCCTACAACGACATCGACGGGGTGCCGCAGCACTCCTCGGTCGAGCACCTCACCACCCTGCTGCGCGAGACCTGGGGCTTCGACGGGGTCGTGGTCGCGGACTACTTCGGCGTGGCGTTCCTCGCGGTGATGCACGCCATCGCCGCCGACCGCGGGCGGGCCGCGGCGCTGGCCCTGGAGGCCGGTGTCGACGTGGAGCTGCCCAGCGGGGATGCCTATCTCGAGCCGCTCGCGGCGCTGATCCGCTCCGGGGAGGTCTCCGAGTCGCTCGTCGACCGGGCCGTGCTCCGGGCGCTGGCTCAGAAGGAGGAGCTCGGCCTGCTCGACTCGTCGTTCGTGGCGGGTCTGGAGGAGGGAGCGCCGGAGTCGATCGACCTGGACTCCCCGGCCCACCGCGCGCTGGCACGCCGGCTGGCCGAGGAGTCGGTGGTCCTGCTCAGCAACGACGGCGTGCTCCCGCTCGCGGGTGGCGCCGGCAAGGTGGCGGTCATCGGCCCCAACGCTGATCGTGCCGAAGCGCTGATGGGCTGCTACTCCTTCGTCAACCACGTGATGGCGAGCTATCCCGACGAGCCGTTCGGCATCGAGCTGCCCACGATCGCCGAGGCGATCCAAGCCGAGCTCGGCGGTGCCTCGGTCGAGGTCGTGACCGGATGTGACGTCGAGGGCTCGGACCGCTCCGGTTTCCCGGCCGCCGTCTCGGCGGCCGCCGAGGCCGATGTGGCGATCGTCGTCGTCGGCGACCAGGCCGGACTCTTCGGCCGCGGCACCGTGGGGGAGGGGAACGACTCCGAGTCCCTCGACCTTCCCGGGGTCCAGCGCGAGCTCGTCACCGAGATCGTCGCGACCGGGACACCGGTCGTGCTCGTGGTCGTCACCGGCAGGCCGTACGCCATCGGCTGGGCGCTCGAGGACGAGACTCGTCCCGCGGCCGTGCTGCAGGCGTTCTTCCCCGGCGAGGAGGGCGGGGCGGCGCTGGCCCGCATCGTCTCGGGCGCGGTCAACCCGTCGGGCCGGCTTCCGGTCTCGCTGCCGCGGGTCTCCGGCACCCAGCCCTACAGCTACCTGCAGCCCCTCCTGGGTGGCCCCTCGGAGGTCACCGCCACCGACCCGACGCCGGCACGGCCGTTCGGCTTCGGCCTCTCCTACACCACCTTCGGCCACAGCGGGCTCTCGGCAGACCGCTCGGTCGCGGCCGGTGGCACCTTCGAGGTGGAGGTGACGGTCACCAACCTCGGCGACGTCGCCGGGGTGGACGTGGTCCAGCTCTACGGCCGAGATCTGCTGGCCTCGGTGGTCCGGCCGGTCTCGCAGCTGCTCGGCTATCAGCGGGTCGCGCTGGAGCCGGGCGAGTCGGCGGTGGTGCGCTTCGAGGTGCCCACGACGCGGCTCGCCTTCACCGACCGGAGCCTCACCCGCGTCGTCGAGCCCGGCGACGTCGAGGTCTGGGTGGCCGCCTCGGCCGGCGAGAAGGTGGCGACCGCGGTCGCCGAGGGCATCGCCGAGCTCTCCGAGGTCGAGGCCGCCTCGGCCACCGCCGAGTCGGGCAGTGACAAGGTGCTGGTCACGATCACCGGAGACGTCCACCGCGTCGGCGCCGCCGACCGCCGGATCACGACGGCGACCGTCTCTCGCTAG
- a CDS encoding ABC transporter substrate-binding protein: MSRKTQALAALCAGLMIAATGCGGSGDSGGDDNTITWWHNSNNDPGKGYYKQVAKDFEKANPGVKVKVEAFAHEDMLTKLDAAFQSGDPEQIPDVYMERGGGELADHVEAGLTKDLSEDAAEEIDMIGGSVAGWQVEDKTYALPFSIGVVGFWYNKELFAKAGITAAPTTMEDFYDAVEKLKAAKIQPVSVGAKDAWPAAHYYYWTAVRECSEDVLTSAVKSLDFSDPCFEKAGDDLADIVAQKPFNNGFLSTGAQEGPTSASGLLATGKVAMELAGHWEPGVMQGITEDKKGLGDKTGWFAFPQIEGGQGDPGAQMGGGDAWAVSEGAPDASVDFVKHLLSTDVQTGFAENGMGLPTNPDATGALTDPALADLIKVRDSAPYVQLYFDTAFGQAVGGAMNDAIVNVFAGKGTGADIVTATQEAADKEK, translated from the coding sequence ATGTCGAGGAAGACACAGGCGCTCGCCGCGCTGTGCGCCGGATTGATGATTGCCGCCACCGGTTGTGGCGGCTCGGGCGACTCCGGTGGCGACGACAACACCATCACGTGGTGGCACAACTCCAACAACGACCCCGGCAAGGGGTACTACAAGCAGGTCGCGAAGGACTTCGAGAAGGCCAACCCCGGCGTCAAGGTCAAGGTCGAGGCCTTCGCGCACGAGGACATGCTCACCAAGCTCGACGCCGCGTTCCAGAGCGGTGACCCCGAGCAGATCCCGGACGTCTACATGGAGCGTGGCGGCGGCGAGCTCGCCGACCACGTCGAGGCGGGGCTGACCAAGGACCTGTCCGAGGACGCGGCCGAGGAGATCGACATGATCGGCGGCTCGGTCGCCGGCTGGCAGGTCGAGGACAAGACGTACGCACTGCCGTTCTCCATCGGCGTGGTCGGCTTCTGGTACAACAAGGAGCTCTTCGCCAAGGCCGGCATCACCGCCGCGCCGACGACGATGGAGGACTTCTACGACGCCGTCGAGAAGCTCAAGGCCGCGAAGATCCAGCCGGTCTCGGTCGGCGCAAAGGACGCCTGGCCGGCCGCGCACTACTACTACTGGACCGCGGTCCGGGAGTGCTCCGAGGACGTGCTGACCTCGGCGGTCAAGAGCCTCGACTTCTCCGACCCCTGCTTCGAGAAGGCCGGCGACGACCTCGCCGACATCGTGGCCCAGAAGCCGTTCAACAACGGCTTCCTCTCCACCGGCGCCCAGGAGGGCCCGACCTCGGCCTCCGGTCTCCTCGCGACCGGCAAGGTCGCCATGGAGCTCGCCGGCCACTGGGAGCCCGGCGTGATGCAGGGCATCACCGAGGACAAGAAGGGGCTCGGCGACAAGACCGGCTGGTTCGCCTTCCCGCAGATCGAGGGTGGCCAGGGCGACCCGGGCGCCCAGATGGGCGGCGGTGACGCCTGGGCCGTCTCCGAGGGTGCCCCGGACGCCTCGGTCGACTTCGTCAAGCACCTCCTCTCCACCGACGTCCAGACGGGCTTCGCGGAGAACGGGATGGGCCTGCCGACCAACCCCGACGCGACCGGCGCGCTGACCGACCCCGCCCTGGCCGACCTGATCAAGGTGCGCGACAGCGCGCCGTACGTCCAGCTCTACTTCGACACCGCCTTCGGCCAGGCCGTCGGCGGCGCCATGAACGACGCGATCGTCAACGTGTTCGCCGGCAAGGGCACGGGGGCCGACATCGTCACGGCCACCCAGGAAGCCGCGGACAAGGAAAAGTGA
- the pgsA gene encoding phosphatidylinositol phosphate synthase, translating into MLDHIKGFVQGVVLAPIVRLFIALKISPDAVTLVGTLGVAVGALAFYPRGELLAGTIFITCFVFSDLIDGAMARAVGRSSKFGAFWDSTLDRIGDGAVFGGLALYFAGPGDSDLYLALTLWCVVMGAVTSYARARAESLGFTANVGIAERADRLVLVLVLTGFAGIFSLDLLIYIALWILAVASTITVGQRVWTVRRQALAEEAAS; encoded by the coding sequence ATGTTGGATCACATCAAAGGCTTCGTCCAGGGAGTCGTCCTCGCGCCCATCGTCCGGCTGTTCATCGCACTGAAGATCAGCCCCGACGCCGTCACGCTCGTCGGCACCCTCGGGGTTGCGGTCGGGGCGCTGGCGTTCTACCCGCGCGGCGAGCTGCTGGCCGGCACGATCTTCATCACCTGCTTCGTCTTCAGCGACCTGATCGACGGGGCGATGGCGCGCGCCGTCGGACGCTCCTCGAAGTTCGGCGCCTTCTGGGACTCCACCCTCGACCGGATCGGCGACGGGGCGGTCTTCGGCGGCCTGGCGCTCTACTTCGCCGGACCGGGCGACTCCGACCTCTACCTCGCGCTGACCCTGTGGTGCGTGGTGATGGGTGCCGTCACCTCCTACGCCCGCGCCCGCGCGGAGTCGCTGGGATTCACCGCCAACGTCGGCATCGCCGAGCGCGCCGACCGTCTCGTCCTGGTCCTGGTGCTGACCGGCTTCGCCGGCATCTTCTCCCTCGACCTGCTCATCTACATCGCGCTGTGGATCCTCGCCGTCGCCTCGACCATCACCGTCGGGCAGCGCGTCTGGACCGTGCGCAGGCAGGCCCTCGCCGAGGAGGCCGCCTCGTGA
- a CDS encoding carbohydrate ABC transporter permease — protein MSVTADLTPRRRSGGNLWVYLIALIVVAITVGPVLYGALGGFRTNAQLADKPAGLPDPWVWSNYAGVLSNPSFWQYALNSTMIAIITTVVTVVFGLMAAYPLARYQFRGREALFMVFVLGLLFPAAVAIIPLFIIITRNLHMANTWWGVALPQAAFALPMTVVILRPFLMALPKELEEAALMDGASRIGVFWRVLMPLSAPGMITVGVLAFVTSWNAYLLPLLLLQDKMRTLPLGVADFSTEHSADTAGVLAFTTLAMIPALVLFLAFQRRLVSGLQGAVKG, from the coding sequence ATGAGCGTCACGGCCGATCTCACCCCACGCCGCCGCAGCGGCGGCAACCTGTGGGTCTACCTGATCGCGCTGATCGTGGTCGCGATCACCGTCGGCCCGGTCCTCTACGGGGCGCTCGGCGGCTTCCGCACCAACGCCCAGCTCGCCGACAAGCCGGCCGGGCTGCCCGACCCGTGGGTGTGGAGCAACTACGCCGGGGTGCTGAGCAACCCGTCGTTCTGGCAGTACGCGCTCAACTCGACGATGATCGCGATCATCACCACGGTGGTGACCGTCGTGTTCGGGCTGATGGCGGCGTACCCGTTGGCTCGCTACCAGTTCCGGGGGCGCGAGGCGCTGTTCATGGTCTTCGTCCTCGGCCTGCTCTTCCCGGCGGCCGTGGCGATCATCCCGCTGTTCATCATCATCACCCGCAACCTGCACATGGCGAACACCTGGTGGGGCGTGGCCCTGCCGCAGGCGGCGTTCGCGCTGCCGATGACGGTGGTCATCCTCCGGCCGTTCCTGATGGCGCTGCCCAAGGAGCTGGAGGAGGCGGCGCTGATGGACGGCGCCAGCAGGATCGGCGTCTTCTGGCGGGTCCTGATGCCGCTGTCGGCACCCGGGATGATCACCGTCGGGGTGCTGGCGTTCGTGACCTCCTGGAACGCCTATCTGCTTCCGCTGCTGCTGCTCCAGGACAAGATGCGCACCCTCCCGCTCGGCGTCGCCGACTTCTCCACCGAGCACTCCGCCGACACCGCCGGCGTCCTCGCCTTCACCACTCTCGCGATGATCCCCGCCCTCGTGCTCTTCCTCGCCTTCCAGCGCCGCCTCGTCAGCGGTCTGCAAGGCGCGGTCAAGGGCTAG
- a CDS encoding inositol monophosphatase family protein, which yields MTKPTAADVRLAAELVRGAGALAAKMRSAGIGDSIETKTSVSDLVTAADKAAEKAIVDRLASEHPGDGVLGEEGSARESTTGRVWTIDPVDGTYNFVRGLDWWCSALALTDGAPGDVNSLVLGAVYSPAEDAVYVGGPELPTTRNGVRLDAVLDTPLALACLTTYLHPAKLRHPVGEAYVRVASQAASIRILGSGSMDLTAIAQGKLHLFCQHSVPDWDRLPGAALVLGAGGTTAQVEAGGVLWSLAGAPAAVAEAVEALAS from the coding sequence GTGACCAAGCCGACCGCCGCGGACGTACGTCTGGCGGCCGAGCTCGTCCGTGGCGCCGGCGCGCTGGCCGCCAAGATGCGCAGCGCGGGCATCGGCGACTCGATCGAGACCAAGACCTCGGTCTCCGACCTGGTCACCGCCGCCGACAAGGCCGCCGAGAAGGCGATCGTCGACCGGCTCGCGTCCGAGCACCCCGGTGACGGCGTCCTGGGCGAGGAGGGCTCGGCCCGCGAGTCGACCACCGGCCGGGTGTGGACCATCGACCCGGTCGACGGCACCTACAACTTCGTCCGCGGCCTCGACTGGTGGTGCTCGGCGCTGGCGCTGACCGACGGGGCCCCAGGAGACGTGAACAGTCTCGTCCTGGGCGCCGTCTACTCGCCGGCCGAGGACGCGGTCTACGTGGGTGGACCCGAGCTGCCCACCACCCGCAACGGGGTCCGGCTCGACGCGGTGCTCGACACGCCGCTCGCCCTGGCCTGCCTGACGACCTACCTCCACCCGGCCAAGCTGAGGCACCCCGTGGGCGAGGCCTACGTCCGTGTCGCGAGCCAGGCCGCCTCCATCCGGATCCTCGGGTCGGGGTCGATGGACCTCACCGCCATCGCCCAGGGCAAGCTCCACCTCTTCTGCCAGCACTCCGTTCCCGACTGGGACCGGCTCCCCGGTGCCGCTCTCGTCCTGGGCGCTGGTGGCACCACCGCACAGGTCGAGGCGGGCGGCGTCCTCTGGTCCCTGGCCGGCGCCCCGGCCGCGGTGGCCGAAGCGGTGGAAGCACTGGCGTCCTGA
- the xylB gene encoding xylulokinase, with translation MSLVAGVDSSTQSCKVVVRDAETGVLVRSGSAPHPEGTEVDPAAWWTALQAAAEAAGGLDDVAAVSVGGQQHGMVCLDEAGEVVRPALLWNDTRSAGAAAALNTELGAAAWAEAVGSVQVASFTATKLRWLAEHEPDAAARVAAVCLPHDWLTWKLAGAPGLAALRTDRSDASGTGYYSAVTGEYRRDLLKRALGRDDVVLPEVLAPSASAGRTSSGALLGPGCGDNAGAALGVGARPGDVVVSIGTSGVACAVSETPTSDALGTVAGFADATGRYLPLVATLNAARVLDATTRLLGVSHEELSRLALSAPSGSGGLVLVPYLEGERTPDRPSARGVIHGLTLATAEPAHLARAAVEGLLCGLADGIDALKAQGVAVNRVLLVGGGARSEAVRHLAPVVLGHPVLVPEPGEYVADGAARQAAWTLLGGDEPPSWELAGTETYEADPDPAVRARYAEVRDLTEGT, from the coding sequence ATGTCGCTCGTCGCTGGGGTCGACTCCTCGACCCAGTCATGCAAGGTCGTCGTCCGCGACGCGGAGACCGGGGTGCTGGTGCGCTCCGGCTCCGCGCCCCACCCCGAGGGCACGGAGGTGGACCCGGCGGCGTGGTGGACCGCGCTCCAGGCAGCTGCCGAGGCAGCCGGTGGGCTCGACGACGTCGCCGCGGTCTCCGTCGGCGGGCAGCAGCACGGCATGGTGTGCCTGGACGAGGCCGGAGAGGTCGTACGTCCCGCGCTGCTGTGGAACGACACCCGCTCGGCCGGCGCGGCCGCCGCGCTCAACACCGAGCTGGGTGCCGCGGCCTGGGCCGAGGCGGTCGGCTCGGTGCAGGTGGCCAGCTTCACGGCCACCAAGCTGCGCTGGCTGGCCGAGCACGAACCAGACGCCGCGGCCCGGGTCGCGGCCGTCTGCCTGCCCCACGACTGGCTGACCTGGAAGCTCGCCGGTGCGCCGGGGCTGGCGGCTCTGCGCACCGACCGGAGCGACGCCAGCGGCACCGGCTACTACTCCGCGGTGACCGGCGAATACCGTCGCGACCTGCTCAAGCGCGCCCTCGGGCGCGACGATGTCGTCCTGCCGGAGGTGCTCGCGCCGTCGGCGTCGGCGGGACGTACGTCCTCGGGGGCGCTCCTCGGCCCCGGCTGTGGCGACAACGCCGGCGCGGCGCTGGGCGTGGGCGCGCGGCCCGGCGACGTGGTCGTCTCCATCGGCACCTCCGGCGTCGCCTGCGCGGTCTCGGAGACGCCGACCTCGGACGCGTTGGGGACGGTGGCCGGCTTCGCCGACGCCACCGGCCGCTACCTGCCGCTGGTCGCCACCCTCAATGCCGCCCGGGTCCTCGACGCCACCACCCGCCTGCTCGGGGTGAGCCACGAGGAGCTCTCCCGGCTGGCGCTCTCGGCGCCCTCGGGCTCCGGCGGTCTCGTACTCGTGCCCTATCTCGAGGGCGAGCGCACCCCGGACCGTCCGTCGGCCCGGGGCGTGATCCACGGACTCACCCTCGCCACCGCCGAGCCCGCCCACCTGGCGCGTGCGGCCGTCGAGGGCCTGCTGTGCGGTCTCGCCGACGGCATCGACGCGCTCAAGGCGCAGGGTGTCGCGGTCAACCGCGTCCTCCTCGTCGGCGGCGGCGCCCGCTCCGAGGCCGTACGCCACCTGGCCCCCGTCGTCCTCGGCCACCCCGTCCTCGTCCCCGAGCCGGGGGAGTACGTCGCCGACGGCGCCGCCCGCCAGGCCGCCTGGACCCTCCTCGGCGGCGACGAGCCGCCGTCCTGGGAGCTCGCCGGCACCGAGACGTACGAGGCCGACCCCGACCCCGCCGTCCGCGCCCGCTACGCCGAGGTCCGGGACCTGACCGAAGGCACCTAG
- a CDS encoding carbohydrate ABC transporter permease: MEILVFVTPALALIALFVAWPIVTAVRFSVYDWKGFGDLTDFVGLENYVEVLGDEVFRSAVGHNMVIVVGSILLQLPLGVAIALLLNRKMRGQGLLRTIIFVPYVLAEVIAAVVWLQLLQPQYGFIDAFTAQIGLTPPEQGWLGTPEYALWIVLLVLTWKYLGLAVLLFLAGMQGVSEELHEAAQLDGASWWQTQWRITIPLLGPTMRTWAFLSMIGSIQCFDMIWVLTQGGPANATATMATYLIDEGTKRHNYGIAGAASVILFVIAFAMALAYQVLILRRDTKEDTV; encoded by the coding sequence TTGGAGATCCTTGTCTTCGTAACCCCGGCGCTCGCGCTCATCGCGCTCTTCGTCGCCTGGCCCATCGTCACCGCGGTGCGTTTCTCGGTCTACGACTGGAAGGGCTTCGGTGACCTGACCGACTTCGTCGGCCTGGAGAACTACGTCGAGGTCCTCGGCGACGAGGTCTTCCGCAGCGCGGTCGGCCACAACATGGTCATCGTGGTGGGCTCGATCCTGCTCCAGCTCCCGCTGGGTGTGGCCATCGCCCTCCTGCTCAACCGCAAGATGCGCGGCCAGGGCCTGCTGCGCACGATCATCTTCGTGCCGTACGTGCTGGCCGAGGTCATCGCCGCCGTGGTCTGGCTCCAGCTGCTGCAGCCGCAGTACGGCTTCATCGACGCCTTCACCGCGCAGATCGGGCTCACCCCACCCGAGCAGGGCTGGCTGGGCACTCCGGAGTACGCGCTGTGGATCGTGCTCCTCGTGCTGACCTGGAAGTACCTCGGCCTCGCCGTGCTGCTCTTCCTGGCCGGCATGCAGGGCGTCTCGGAGGAGCTCCACGAGGCCGCCCAGCTCGACGGCGCCTCCTGGTGGCAGACGCAGTGGCGGATCACCATCCCGCTGCTGGGGCCCACCATGCGTACCTGGGCCTTCCTGTCGATGATCGGCTCGATCCAGTGCTTCGACATGATCTGGGTGCTCACCCAGGGCGGTCCGGCCAACGCGACGGCCACCATGGCGACGTACCTCATCGACGAGGGCACCAAGCGCCACAACTACGGCATCGCGGGTGCCGCCTCGGTGATCCTGTTCGTGATCGCCTTCGCGATGGCGCTCGCCTACCAGGTCCTGATCCTGCGCCGCGACACCAAGGAGGACACGGTATGA